One Pyrus communis chromosome 4, drPyrComm1.1, whole genome shotgun sequence genomic region harbors:
- the LOC137731359 gene encoding mitochondrial import receptor subunit TOM7-2-like — protein MASRISLKSKGKTPAKPSKGSEERSVAQSFKEWSTWALKKAKVVTHYGFIPLVIIIGMNSEPKPQLSQLLSPV, from the coding sequence ATGGCGTCGAGAATATCTCTGAAGAGCAAGGGCAAGACTCCGGCGAAGCCCTCCAAGGGCTCGGAGGAGCGGTCGGTGGCTCAATCCTTCAAGGAGTGGAGCACGTGGGCCCTGAAGAAGGCCAAGGTCGTCACCCACTACGGCTTCATTCCCCTGGTCATCATCATCGGCATGAACTCGGAACCCAAGCCGCAACTTTCCCAACTTCTCAGCCCCGTCTGA